One Romboutsia sp. 13368 genomic window carries:
- the recJ gene encoding single-stranded-DNA-specific exonuclease RecJ, translated as MSNEKWLLRNRKADLKEMSQRYGISQLLCKLIVNREITDENILNSYINPTYKYLHQPADMKDIKKAVAIIKEKIKANKKIRIIGDYDVDGIISVYILYTALNKCGANVDYEIPDRIKDGYGINKNIVKIAYDEGVDTIITCDNGISAIEQIEYAKELGLTVIVTDHHDVPFIEEDGHRTFISSNADAIINPKQTECNYQFKSICGAGVAFKLMEALYEELGMDKDECYKLIEFVAIATVCDVVDLIDENRIFVKNGLEMLNNTNNIGIKELKKATGLEDKEITAYHLGFVIGPCLNASGRLDSAKKGLELLLMDDEEDAKKLAIEIVELNDARKNMTKEGVDKAIDIIENTDINNDDILVIYIEDIHESLAGIVAGRIKERYNKPTIILTKSEEGVKGSARSIEEYNMFEGLLACKELLDKFGGHPMAAGLSLQEDKIDSLRHSLNKKCELTQDDLAKKIMIDASLPLEYLNLNLIEELNVLEPFGKGNSKPVFGVKDAKIINARILGKDKNVLKLRLLLSNNITMDAMIFNDVEYFEEKIISKYGKDILENLYNKSNNSVNMDFTFYPSINEWNGNKSIQIIVNGIR; from the coding sequence ATGAGTAATGAAAAATGGTTACTTAGAAATAGAAAAGCAGATTTAAAAGAAATGTCTCAAAGATATGGTATAAGTCAATTGCTTTGTAAATTAATAGTAAATAGAGAAATAACAGATGAAAATATATTAAATAGTTATATAAATCCTACATATAAATATTTACATCAACCTGCAGATATGAAGGATATAAAAAAAGCAGTAGCGATAATAAAAGAAAAAATAAAAGCAAATAAAAAAATTAGAATCATAGGTGACTATGATGTAGATGGAATAATAAGTGTTTATATATTATATACAGCACTTAATAAATGTGGAGCTAATGTAGATTATGAAATACCAGATAGAATTAAAGACGGATATGGTATAAATAAAAATATAGTAAAAATAGCTTATGATGAAGGTGTTGATACTATAATAACTTGTGATAATGGAATTTCAGCAATAGAACAAATAGAATATGCAAAAGAATTAGGGTTAACTGTAATCGTTACAGACCATCATGATGTTCCATTTATTGAAGAGGATGGACATAGAACTTTTATATCTTCAAATGCAGATGCAATAATAAATCCTAAACAAACAGAATGTAACTATCAATTTAAAAGTATATGTGGAGCAGGTGTAGCTTTTAAATTAATGGAAGCTCTATATGAAGAGTTGGGAATGGATAAAGATGAATGTTATAAGCTAATTGAATTTGTAGCTATAGCTACTGTTTGTGATGTAGTTGATTTAATAGATGAAAATAGAATATTTGTAAAAAATGGATTAGAAATGCTTAATAATACTAACAATATAGGTATAAAAGAACTTAAAAAGGCTACTGGTTTAGAAGATAAAGAAATTACAGCATACCATTTAGGGTTCGTTATAGGTCCATGTTTAAATGCATCAGGTAGACTTGATTCAGCTAAAAAAGGACTAGAATTACTTTTAATGGATGATGAAGAAGATGCAAAAAAATTAGCTATAGAAATCGTAGAGTTAAATGATGCAAGAAAGAATATGACTAAAGAAGGCGTAGATAAAGCTATTGATATAATTGAAAATACAGATATTAATAATGATGATATATTAGTGATTTATATAGAAGATATACATGAAAGTCTTGCAGGTATAGTTGCAGGAAGAATTAAAGAAAGATATAATAAGCCAACTATTATTCTAACGAAATCAGAAGAAGGTGTTAAAGGTTCAGCAAGATCTATAGAAGAATATAATATGTTTGAAGGCCTATTAGCTTGTAAAGAATTGTTAGATAAATTTGGAGGCCATCCTATGGCAGCGGGATTATCATTACAAGAAGATAAGATTGATAGTCTTAGACATAGCTTGAATAAAAAATGTGAGTTAACACAAGATGATTTAGCCAAAAAGATAATGATAGATGCATCGCTACCTTTAGAATATTTAAACTTAAATCTTATTGAAGAGTTAAACGTACTAGAGCCATTTGGAAAAGGTAATTCTAAACCGGTATTTGGTGTAAAAGATGCAAAAATAATAAATGCTAGGATACTTGGAAAGGATAAAAATGTTTTAAAGTTAAGACTTTTATTATCTAATAATATTACAATGGATGCAATGATATTTAATGATGTAGAATATTTTGAAGAAAAAATAATATCGAAGTATGGAAAAGATATATTAGAGAATCTATATAATAAATCTAATAATAGCGTAAATATGGATTTTACATTCTACCCATCAATAAATGAATGGAATGGAAATAAAAGCATACAAATAATAGTTAATGGAATTAGATAA
- the murJ gene encoding murein biosynthesis integral membrane protein MurJ — MSKVAKAAVGLMAATLVAKILGFGRELALASAYGASGVSDAFLVAMNIPAVIFTAIGTSLGTAFIPLYCDVNSKNGESASIKFTNNVFNIVVLICLVLSVIGAIFTPQIVKIFAVGFKGETLRLAIYYTRVMILGLSFLGMSYIMMAYLQVKENFIVPGLMSVPFNIMIILSIFVSVKVSPALLPWGSLIGLSLQFLVQYPFARKKGYRYKPYIDFKEEHLKRMLWLIAPVLIGVAVNQINTIVDRTIASTLVEGSISALNYATKLNQFVMGMFIVSISSVVYPMLSKLSSENNKEKFNKSIITSVNTVVLLVIPISIGAIILAHPIVKLLFQRGEFDARATQMTSVALIFYSIGMIGFGLRDILGKIFYSLQDTKTPMINGVIAMVLNIILNILFVKFTNMQLAGLAFATSISALFTITLLFISLRKKIGNFGGKSIALGMIKSLISGIIMAVITLLTYRFIANMLGTGFIQEAITLALSVAIGAIVYGISIIILKVDEVNIILDKVKEKLNRK; from the coding sequence ATGTCAAAGGTAGCAAAGGCAGCAGTAGGATTGATGGCAGCAACCTTAGTTGCTAAAATTCTAGGGTTTGGTAGAGAATTAGCCCTAGCATCAGCATATGGAGCATCAGGTGTTAGTGATGCGTTCTTAGTGGCAATGAATATACCGGCAGTAATATTTACTGCTATAGGTACATCTCTTGGGACTGCATTCATACCACTATATTGTGATGTAAACTCAAAAAATGGTGAAAGTGCATCTATTAAGTTTACTAATAATGTATTTAATATTGTAGTACTTATATGTTTAGTGCTTTCAGTAATAGGTGCAATATTTACACCACAAATAGTAAAAATATTTGCTGTTGGTTTTAAAGGAGAGACACTTAGATTAGCAATTTATTATACTAGAGTAATGATATTAGGATTATCATTTTTAGGAATGAGCTACATTATGATGGCGTACTTACAAGTGAAAGAAAACTTTATAGTTCCTGGTCTTATGTCAGTGCCGTTCAATATTATGATAATTTTATCTATATTTGTAAGTGTGAAGGTGAGTCCTGCATTACTACCATGGGGTAGTTTAATTGGGTTATCACTTCAGTTTTTAGTTCAATACCCTTTTGCAAGAAAAAAAGGATATAGATATAAACCATACATAGATTTTAAGGAAGAGCATCTTAAGAGAATGCTTTGGCTTATAGCTCCAGTTTTGATAGGAGTTGCAGTTAACCAAATAAATACTATTGTAGATAGAACAATTGCATCTACATTAGTTGAGGGTAGTATATCTGCATTAAATTATGCAACGAAACTTAACCAATTTGTTATGGGTATGTTTATAGTTTCTATATCATCTGTTGTATACCCAATGTTGTCCAAACTATCATCTGAAAATAATAAAGAAAAGTTTAATAAGTCTATAATAACTTCAGTAAATACTGTTGTATTATTAGTTATACCTATTTCTATTGGAGCAATAATACTTGCTCATCCAATAGTTAAGTTATTATTCCAAAGGGGTGAATTTGATGCTAGAGCAACTCAAATGACATCAGTAGCTCTTATATTCTACTCAATAGGTATGATTGGATTTGGACTTAGAGATATATTAGGTAAAATATTCTATTCATTACAAGATACTAAAACTCCTATGATTAATGGAGTTATAGCTATGGTTTTAAATATAATACTTAATATATTATTTGTTAAATTTACTAATATGCAATTAGCAGGGCTTGCATTTGCAACTAGTATATCAGCTTTATTTACTATAACATTATTATTTATAAGTTTAAGAAAAAAAATTGGAAACTTTGGTGGTAAATCAATAGCTCTTGGTATGATTAAATCTTTAATATCAGGAATTATAATGGCAGTGATAACATTACTTACATATAGATTTATTGCTAATATGTTAGGTACTGGATTTATACAAGAAGCTATAACTTTAGCCTTATCAGTAGCTATTGGAGCTATAGTTTATGGAATTAGTATAATAATACTTAAAGTTGATGAAGTTAATATAATTTTAGATAAAGTTAAAGAAAAACTTAATAGAAAATAA
- the dtd gene encoding D-aminoacyl-tRNA deacylase, with product MRAVVQRVSSSKVTVDGNITGEIKKGLLVLLGVTHEDTSKDVDYIIDKVLNLRIFEDENQKMNLSLKDVEGELLVVSQFTLYGDCRKGRRPSFSTAARPELATKLYEEFIEKSRKEGIVTQTGQFGAHMMVDLTNDGPVTILLESNRTF from the coding sequence ATGAGAGCTGTTGTTCAAAGAGTATCTTCTTCAAAGGTTACAGTAGATGGTAATATTACTGGAGAGATAAAAAAAGGATTACTTGTTTTGCTTGGAGTAACACATGAAGATACATCTAAAGATGTAGATTATATAATAGATAAAGTACTAAATTTAAGAATATTCGAAGATGAAAATCAAAAAATGAACTTGTCATTAAAGGATGTAGAAGGGGAGCTATTAGTGGTATCTCAATTTACTTTATATGGAGACTGTAGAAAAGGTAGAAGACCTAGCTTTTCTACAGCTGCAAGACCAGAACTTGCAACAAAGCTATATGAAGAGTTCATAGAAAAATCGAGAAAAGAAGGAATAGTAACTCAAACGGGACAATTTGGTGCACATATGATGGTTGATTTAACTAATGATGGACCAGTTACTATATTACTTGAATCAAATAGAACTTTCTAA
- a CDS encoding RelA/SpoT family protein, protein MQDKEIQELINKIKKYAKDADVNLVEKAYYFGKKAHDGQFRKSGEPYFIHPIAVANILSDMELDIETIIAGLLHDVVEDTEYTYEDIEKEFSKEIADLVDGVTKLGQIKYQSKEETQAENLRKMFLAMAKDIRVILIKLADRLHNMRTLKFMPPEKAKAKAIETLEIYGGIANRLGISMIKWELEDLALRYIDPEGYYQLVERVAKKRSQREAYIENVINILNKLFEDVSIKCNVYGRPKHFYSIYRKMQNKHKTFQEIYDLMAVRIIVDTVKDCYAVLGMIHTLWTPMPGRFKDYIAMPKPNMYQSLHTTVIGPDGEPLEIQIRTKEMHTIAEYGIAAHWKYKEGNNSQKQTSIEGKLKWLRQMIEWEQDLKDPQEFMDALKEDVFSSQVYVFTPKGDVVELPAESTPIDFAYRVHTNVGNKCVGAKIDGRIVTLDYKLQNGNIVEILTSSNSNGPSRDWINIVKTPNAKSRIRQWFKKERREENIQRGTEILEKEFRKQNIPLKDPNVEKYMQQMTKRFNQPTVEDLIATIGYGGIIANHVVSKVRELYEKEVKKEQKEQKEEINDIEKHNISDAEYKKKRKNNNNQGIVVKGLDNILIRFAKCCNPLPGDEIIGYITKGRGVAIHRSDCPNANINNDSFKSRLVDVSWTNSESSKFEAEIQIKTVDRRGIINDITHIVVMDKISLNGINARKGKDSVVSVNLLVEVNNIETLNTLMKKIKSIPGVENIYRVIN, encoded by the coding sequence ATGCAGGATAAAGAAATTCAAGAGCTTATAAATAAAATAAAAAAATACGCAAAAGATGCAGATGTTAATTTAGTTGAAAAAGCTTATTACTTTGGGAAAAAAGCACATGATGGACAATTTAGGAAATCAGGGGAACCTTACTTTATACATCCGATAGCAGTAGCGAATATTCTAAGTGATATGGAATTAGATATAGAAACTATAATAGCAGGTTTACTTCATGATGTAGTTGAAGATACTGAATATACATATGAAGATATAGAAAAAGAATTTTCTAAGGAAATAGCGGATTTAGTAGATGGAGTAACTAAACTTGGACAGATTAAATATCAGTCAAAAGAAGAAACTCAAGCTGAAAACTTAAGAAAAATGTTCCTTGCTATGGCAAAAGATATAAGAGTCATACTTATAAAATTGGCAGATAGACTTCACAATATGAGAACACTAAAGTTTATGCCTCCTGAAAAAGCAAAAGCAAAAGCGATAGAAACATTAGAAATATATGGTGGTATAGCTAATAGATTAGGTATTTCCATGATTAAATGGGAACTTGAAGATTTAGCTTTAAGATATATAGACCCGGAAGGTTACTATCAATTAGTAGAAAGAGTAGCTAAAAAAAGAAGCCAAAGAGAGGCATATATAGAAAATGTTATTAACATATTAAATAAGTTATTTGAAGATGTAAGTATAAAGTGTAATGTATATGGAAGACCAAAGCATTTTTATAGTATATATAGAAAAATGCAAAATAAGCATAAAACATTCCAAGAAATATATGATTTAATGGCAGTTAGGATTATAGTAGATACTGTAAAAGATTGCTATGCAGTGCTTGGGATGATACATACTTTATGGACTCCTATGCCAGGTAGATTTAAAGATTATATAGCTATGCCAAAGCCTAATATGTATCAAAGTTTACACACAACTGTAATAGGTCCAGATGGTGAACCTTTAGAAATACAGATAAGAACTAAAGAAATGCATACTATAGCTGAGTACGGGATAGCAGCTCACTGGAAATATAAAGAAGGAAATAATAGTCAAAAGCAAACTAGTATAGAAGGTAAGCTTAAATGGCTAAGACAAATGATAGAGTGGGAACAAGATTTAAAAGACCCACAAGAATTTATGGATGCTCTTAAAGAGGATGTATTCAGTAGTCAAGTTTATGTATTTACTCCTAAAGGAGATGTTGTAGAACTTCCAGCAGAGTCAACACCTATAGATTTTGCATATAGAGTGCATACAAATGTAGGAAATAAATGTGTTGGTGCAAAGATAGATGGAAGGATAGTAACTCTTGATTATAAGCTTCAAAATGGTAATATAGTTGAAATATTAACTTCTTCAAATTCTAACGGACCAAGTAGAGATTGGATAAATATTGTTAAAACACCAAATGCTAAAAGTAGAATTAGGCAGTGGTTTAAAAAAGAAAGAAGAGAAGAAAATATTCAAAGAGGAACTGAAATACTTGAAAAAGAATTCAGAAAACAAAATATACCATTAAAAGACCCTAATGTAGAAAAATACATGCAACAAATGACTAAAAGATTTAACCAACCAACAGTAGAAGACTTAATAGCTACTATTGGATACGGTGGTATAATAGCTAATCATGTAGTTTCTAAAGTTAGAGAGTTATATGAAAAAGAAGTTAAGAAAGAGCAAAAAGAACAAAAAGAAGAGATAAATGATATCGAAAAACATAATATAAGTGATGCGGAATATAAGAAAAAAAGAAAGAATAATAATAATCAAGGAATTGTTGTTAAAGGCCTAGATAATATACTTATAAGATTTGCTAAATGTTGTAACCCACTTCCTGGTGATGAAATTATAGGTTATATAACAAAAGGAAGAGGTGTTGCAATACACAGATCTGATTGCCCAAATGCAAATATTAACAACGATTCATTCAAAAGTAGATTGGTAGATGTGTCATGGACTAATTCAGAATCTAGCAAATTTGAGGCAGAAATACAAATAAAAACGGTTGATAGAAGAGGTATAATAAACGATATAACTCATATAGTTGTTATGGATAAAATTTCTTTAAATGGTATAAATGCTAGAAAAGGGAAAGATAGTGTAGTAAGTGTAAATCTTTTAGTAGAAGTTAATAATATAGAAACATTAAATACACTAATGAAAAAGATAAAATCAATTCCTGGTGTTGAAAATATTTATAGAGTAATAAACTAG
- a CDS encoding adenine phosphoribosyltransferase, protein MDLKKVIRNIENFPKEGIQFKDITTLMQDGEAFKYTIDSFINELKDKNIDIIVGPEARGFLMGTPVAYGLGVGFVPVRKPGKLPSETISYSYGLEYGSDTLQIHKDAIKPGQRVAIVDDLLATGGTMEAAAKLIEQLGGEVVSMQFLIELEDLKGRDKLSEYEINSLIKY, encoded by the coding sequence ATGGACTTAAAAAAAGTAATAAGAAATATCGAAAACTTCCCAAAAGAAGGAATACAATTTAAAGACATCACAACATTAATGCAAGATGGTGAAGCTTTTAAGTATACAATAGATTCATTTATAAATGAATTAAAAGATAAAAATATAGATATTATAGTAGGACCAGAAGCTAGAGGATTTTTAATGGGAACTCCAGTTGCTTATGGATTAGGTGTTGGATTTGTTCCAGTTAGAAAACCAGGAAAACTACCATCAGAAACTATAAGTTATAGCTATGGATTAGAGTACGGAAGTGATACATTACAAATACATAAAGATGCAATAAAGCCAGGTCAAAGAGTAGCTATAGTAGATGATTTACTAGCTACGGGAGGAACTATGGAAGCTGCAGCTAAGTTAATAGAGCAATTAGGTGGAGAAGTAGTTTCTATGCAATTCTTAATAGAATTAGAAGATTTAAAAGGAAGAGATAAATTATCTGAATACGAAATAAATTCTTTAATAAAGTACTAG
- a CDS encoding gamma carbonic anhydrase family protein, producing MIKGYEGIEPKIDETAFIAESVDIVGKVTIEKNANIWYGTVLRADDNYITVGENTNIQDGSVVHISEKFPTIIGNNVTVGHKSIIHGCEIGDNTLIGMGSIVLDGAKVGEFTLLGAGSLVPPGKEIPSGVLAMGSPAKVIRELSQEEKENLTKSALKYVKLANNHK from the coding sequence ATGATAAAAGGATACGAAGGTATAGAGCCTAAAATAGATGAAACTGCATTCATAGCAGAAAGTGTAGATATAGTAGGTAAAGTTACTATAGAAAAGAATGCAAACATTTGGTATGGAACTGTTTTAAGAGCGGATGATAATTATATAACTGTAGGAGAAAATACTAATATACAAGATGGTAGTGTTGTACATATATCAGAAAAGTTTCCTACAATAATAGGCAACAATGTTACGGTAGGTCATAAATCAATAATACATGGATGTGAAATAGGAGATAATACTTTAATAGGTATGGGTTCTATAGTTTTAGATGGAGCTAAAGTTGGTGAATTTACATTACTTGGAGCAGGGAGTTTAGTACCACCAGGTAAAGAAATACCATCAGGTGTTTTAGCTATGGGTTCACCTGCAAAAGTAATAAGAGAACTTTCACAGGAAGAAAAAGAAAATCTTACTAAGTCTGCATTAAAATATGTAAAACTTGCAAATAATCATAAGTAA
- a CDS encoding ABC1 kinase family protein, with protein sequence MRISYKNLKRYKDIAHILIKYGFSFIVEKLNISEVAYKIPITSPSQNIKNMSTATKIRCVIEELGPTYIKLGQILSTRKDLFDEDIINELSKLRDSVEPFDTDIAKAIFENETGLKISDIFKEFNNIPIGSASIGQVYEAKLKNNEDVIVKIQRPNIEETIKSDIEILKTIALTLEDLNNDIDIDLKQVVEEFNAQLMRELDYKFEAINAIKFKDMFKDSNEVYIPTIYDEYSTGKVLVMEKIIGVKLSDISKIEELGWDTNNIAQIGVRSLFKQIFEYGFFHGDPHPGNIFVVSNNCIAYIDFGMVGIIDNKMLNFLNNIVIAIGKRNIDRVIHLLMDINILNSDVDMSSFRQDLLYLMHYYYDVPIENLSISNILNEMFRFFRTYKIAIPSQLTMLSKTIITLEGTARGLNSSFSIASVAEEFIKYYYINQLSIDKMLIRAKDNVEEICLDIKSIPKQLKTILRNLEHNNLRIQMDDVKFTSLERCITDVTTNISLSLVLASIIVGSSLIISSQNINQNIGIKLMAIIGFFISFIIGILLVIKIFRSQYKNKFNFEVYIYKILIKFFIVRKFGGIK encoded by the coding sequence GTGAGAATAAGTTATAAAAACTTAAAGAGATATAAAGATATTGCACATATATTAATTAAATATGGGTTTTCATTTATTGTAGAAAAGTTAAATATATCAGAGGTAGCATATAAAATACCAATTACAAGTCCTTCACAAAATATAAAAAATATGTCTACAGCAACGAAGATTAGATGTGTTATAGAAGAACTTGGACCTACATATATAAAGCTTGGTCAAATATTAAGTACAAGAAAAGATTTGTTTGATGAAGATATAATAAATGAACTTTCAAAACTAAGGGATAGTGTAGAGCCTTTTGATACAGATATAGCAAAGGCTATATTTGAAAATGAAACGGGATTAAAGATATCAGATATATTTAAAGAGTTTAATAATATTCCAATAGGGTCAGCATCTATAGGTCAAGTTTATGAAGCAAAATTAAAAAATAATGAAGATGTAATAGTAAAAATACAAAGACCAAACATAGAAGAAACTATAAAGTCTGATATAGAAATTTTAAAAACAATTGCTTTAACACTTGAAGATTTAAATAATGATATTGATATAGATTTAAAACAAGTAGTAGAAGAATTTAATGCTCAATTAATGAGGGAATTAGATTATAAATTTGAAGCTATAAATGCTATAAAGTTTAAAGATATGTTTAAAGATAGTAACGAAGTATATATACCAACTATATACGATGAGTATAGTACTGGAAAAGTATTAGTAATGGAAAAAATAATAGGCGTAAAATTAAGCGACATATCAAAAATAGAGGAACTTGGATGGGATACTAATAATATAGCTCAAATAGGTGTTAGGTCTTTATTCAAGCAGATTTTTGAATATGGTTTTTTCCACGGAGATCCACATCCAGGAAATATATTTGTAGTAAGTAATAATTGTATAGCTTATATAGATTTTGGAATGGTAGGTATTATAGATAATAAGATGTTAAACTTCTTAAATAATATAGTTATAGCAATAGGTAAAAGAAATATAGATAGAGTAATCCATTTATTAATGGATATAAATATACTAAATTCAGATGTAGATATGAGTAGTTTTAGACAAGATTTATTATATTTAATGCATTATTATTATGATGTTCCTATAGAAAATTTAAGTATATCAAATATTTTAAATGAAATGTTTAGATTTTTTAGAACATATAAAATAGCTATACCATCACAGCTTACAATGCTTTCTAAAACTATAATAACATTAGAGGGAACAGCTAGAGGTTTGAATTCTAGTTTTTCAATAGCATCGGTAGCTGAAGAATTTATTAAGTATTATTATATAAATCAACTTAGTATAGATAAGATGTTAATTAGAGCGAAAGATAATGTAGAAGAAATTTGCTTAGATATTAAATCAATACCTAAGCAATTAAAAACTATACTTAGAAACTTAGAACATAATAATTTAAGAATACAAATGGATGATGTAAAGTTTACTAGCTTAGAAAGATGCATAACTGATGTAACGACTAATATTTCATTAAGTTTAGTTTTAGCATCTATTATAGTTGGTTCATCACTTATAATATCATCTCAAAATATAAATCAAAATATTGGAATAAAATTAATGGCTATAATAGGATTTTTTATATCTTTTATTATAGGGATATTATTAGTTATAAAAATATTTAGGAGCCAATATAAAAATAAATTTAATTTTGAAGTATATATTTATAAGATATTAATAAAATTTTTTATTGTAAGAAAATTTGGAGGAATAAAATGA
- a CDS encoding TIGR04086 family membrane protein yields the protein MEKTNHVLKGLGYSYILTLATLLIYNLALTFTSLSGDSIAMASSAITTASAAFGGFYASKHIKEKGLIYGLVVGLMYIVCLILIVFLAKDNFAFEIDILYKVLLVSIAGGIGGVLGVNFK from the coding sequence ATGGAAAAAACAAATCATGTTCTTAAGGGTTTAGGATATTCATATATATTAACTTTAGCAACATTATTAATATATAACTTAGCCCTTACATTTACTAGTTTATCAGGAGATTCAATAGCTATGGCATCATCAGCAATAACTACTGCATCTGCTGCATTTGGAGGATTTTACGCATCAAAACATATAAAAGAAAAAGGTCTTATATATGGCCTAGTTGTTGGACTTATGTACATAGTATGCCTTATATTGATAGTATTCTTAGCAAAAGATAACTTTGCATTTGAAATTGATATATTATACAAAGTATTGCTAGTATCTATAGCTGGTGGTATTGGTGGAGTTTTAGGTGTTAACTTTAAATAA
- the yajC gene encoding preprotein translocase subunit YajC gives MTAQTQQMIMGLLMWVVVFGVFYFLLIRPQKKKDKQLKDMRSNLNVGDKVTTIGGIVANVAKVEENVVILELGPNRTKVPFEKWAIGSVESKQTKEEK, from the coding sequence ATGACTGCACAAACACAACAAATGATCATGGGATTACTTATGTGGGTTGTAGTATTTGGAGTATTCTATTTCTTACTAATAAGACCACAAAAGAAAAAAGATAAACAATTAAAAGATATGAGATCTAACCTAAATGTAGGAGATAAAGTTACTACAATAGGTGGTATAGTAGCTAATGTTGCTAAAGTTGAAGAAAATGTTGTAATATTAGAATTAGGGCCAAACAGAACTAAAGTACCATTTGAAAAATGGGCTATAGGAAGTGTTGAATCTAAACAAACTAAAGAAGAAAAATAA
- a CDS encoding HD domain-containing protein, whose amino-acid sequence MIPKRVKQFYINVSDKMTENDYDYARKILNDEEFDLFVKLSKSEQKHSIRIAKDIEFVIENEETNDKDILNNKELLIRASLLHDIGKSRKRLNVIDKSIIVILNKLTNGKLKNIKKSQKIQCYYNHSEYGYEILKDLVKNDVILDIIRNHHKKSNNKIVSFFKAVDDRN is encoded by the coding sequence ATGATACCTAAGAGAGTAAAACAATTTTATATTAATGTAAGTGATAAGATGACTGAAAATGATTATGATTATGCAAGAAAAATATTAAATGATGAAGAGTTTGATTTATTTGTCAAGTTATCTAAATCAGAACAAAAACATAGTATAAGAATAGCTAAAGATATTGAGTTTGTTATAGAAAATGAGGAAACTAATGATAAAGATATATTAAATAATAAAGAATTATTAATTAGAGCATCATTATTACATGATATAGGTAAAAGTAGAAAAAGATTAAATGTAATTGATAAATCTATAATTGTTATATTAAATAAGTTAACTAATGGAAAATTAAAAAATATAAAAAAATCACAAAAGATACAATGTTATTACAATCACAGTGAATATGGATATGAAATTTTAAAAGATTTAGTTAAGAATGATGTAATATTAGATATAATTAGAAATCATCATAAAAAGAGCAATAATAAAATTGTATCTTTTTTCAAAGCTGTTGATGATAGAAACTAA